One stretch of Prunus persica cultivar Lovell chromosome G1, Prunus_persica_NCBIv2, whole genome shotgun sequence DNA includes these proteins:
- the LOC18790369 gene encoding pentatricopeptide repeat-containing protein At5g18475: MNVMRVNFSQCRWFSSSPSTLSASLPWISPLQFTKVNTHKPDPPPETTTTQTETRRKTKYISHESTINLIKRERDPQHALEIFNMVSEQKGFNHNNATYATILQKLAQSKKFKAIDAILHQMTYETCKFHEGIFLNLMKHFSKSSMHERVLEMFYAIQPIVREKPSLKCISTCLNLLIESNQVDLAQQFLMHLKKNLNFKPNTCIVNILVKHHCKNGDLESAFEVVKEMKKSKISYPNLVTYSTLLGGLCESDKLTEAMELFEEMISKDQILPDALTYSVLINGFCHGGKVDRARKILEFMKSNGCQPNVFNYTALMNGFCKEKRLQEAKEIFHEMTSFGIKPDTVGYTALINCCCRTGKMNEAIELLKEMKERECKADTVTFNVILGGLCREGRIEDALEMLEKLPYEGVYLNKASYRIVLNFLCQKGELNKATQLLGLMMGRGFVPHYATSNDLLVRLSEAGMAENAVMALSRLVEMGFKPQPDSWALLVESICRERKLLSAFELLDELVVIEQD, from the coding sequence ATGAATGTTATGAGAGTTAACTTTAGTCAGTGCCGGTGGTTCTCATCCTCTCCTTCAACACTCTCAGCATCACTTCCATGGATCTCTCCTCTTCAGTTTACAAAAGTCAACACTCACAAACCAGACCCCCCACCCGAAACCACTACCACCCAGACGGAAACCAGGAGGAAAACCAAGTATATTTCTCACGAATCTACCATCAACCTAATCAAACGTGAGAGAGATCCACAACATGCCTTGGAAATATTTAACATGGTATCGGAACAAAAGGGTTTTAACCACAATAATGCCACTTATGCAACTATCCTCCAGAAGCTTGCTCAGTCCAAGAAGTTCAAGGCTATCGATGCAATTCTTCACCAAATGACCTATGAGACCTGCAAATTCCATGAGGGTATATTCCTTAACCTCATGAagcatttttcaaaatcctCTATGCATGAAAGAGTGCTTGAAATGTTCTATGCTATCCAGCCAATAGTTCGTGAAAAGCCCTCTCTCAAATGCATCAGTACTTGTCTCAATTTACTGATTGAATCGAATCAGGTTGATTTGGCCCAACAATTTCTCATGCATCTGAAAAAGAATCTTAACTTCAAGCCAAATACGTGCATTGTCAACATCTTGGTTAAGCACCATTGCAAGAATGGGGACCTTGAATCTGCCTTTGAGGTTGTGAAGGAAATGAAAAAGTCTAAAATTTCTTACCCTAATTTGGTTACGTACTCAACTCTGTTGGGTGGTCTCTGTGAAAGTGATAAACTCACAGAAGCAATGGAGCTCTTTGAAGAAATGATTTCAAAGGATCAAATATTGCCTGATGCCCTAACTTACAGCGTTTTGATTAATGGGTTTTGCCATGGTGGGAAAGTTGATAGGGCTAGGAAGATATTGGAGTTTATGAAGAGCAATGGATGCCAGCCAAATGTATTCAATTACACGGCTCTGATGAATGGTTTCTGTAAGGAGAAAAGATTGCAGGAGGCCAAGGAGATTTTTCATGAAATGACGAGCTTTGGTATAAAGCCTGATACAGTTGGCTACACTGCTTTAATCAATTGCTGCTGTAGGACAGGAAAAATGAATGAAGCTATAGAGTTGCTCAAAGAgatgaaagaaagagaatgcAAAGCTGATACTGTGACTTTCAATGTGATACTTGGAGGGTTGTGTAGAGAAGGTAGAATTGAGGATGCTCTTGAGATGCTGGAGAAACTTCCTTATGAGGGTGTCTATCTGAACAAGGCAAGCTACAGAATTGTGTTGAATTTCTTGTGTCAAAAAGGTGAATTGAACAAAGCGACACAGTTGTTGGGGTTGATGATGGGTAGGGGGTTTGTACCACATTATGCAACTTCAAATGACTTGCTGGTTCGACTTTCTGAGGCTGGAATGGCAGAAAACGCTGTTATGGCTTTGTCTAGATTAGTGGAGATGGGGTTCAAACCACAGCCTGATTCATGGGCTCTTTTGGTAGAGTCAATCTGCAGAGAAAGAAAGCTGCTGTCTGCATTTGAACTGCTCGATGAGTTAGTTGTTATAGAGCAGGATTAA
- the LOC18788534 gene encoding uncharacterized protein LOC18788534, which yields MMWDEWDDANFSHTEQQQQPDPDSHLNFDFFSDLSKPKDYYKILEVDYDANDDAIRSNYIRLALKWHPDKQKDQDSATTRFQEINEAYQVLSDPVKRREYDKQGMLYVYDYNVTEYLNRYKGLILTCNGLGIRHSIW from the exons ATGATGTGGGACGAGTGGGACGACGCCAATTTCTCCCACACCGAACAACAGCAGCAACCCGACCCGGATTCCCACTTGAATTTCGATTTCTTCTCCGATCTTTCCAAGCCCAAG GATTACTATAAGATATTGGAAGTGGATTATGATGCCAACGACGACGCCATTCGCTCCAACTACATCCGCCTCGCCTTG AAATGGCATCCGGATAAGCAAAAAGACCAGGACAGTGCCACCACCAGGTTTCAAGAGATAAACGAGGCATATCAAG TTTTGAGTGATCCAgtgaagagaagagaatatGACAAGCAAGGGATGCTTTATGTCTATGATTACAATGTAACT GAGTATCTTAATCGCTACAAAGGTCTTATATTGACATGCAATGGCCTTGGGATAAGGCATTCAATTTGGTAA
- the LOC18793417 gene encoding glucose-6-phosphate isomerase 1, chloroplastic, with amino-acid sequence MASISGIYSASPTLKRQKPLLKSTSLFRKDSGSVSVSFSARSKSADRGFSASVAREISAELSTADGAPAKKKGLVKDPHALWRRYVDWLYQHKELGLFLDVSRVGFTDEFVSEMEPRFQAAFKAMEELEKGAIANPDEGRMVGHYWLRNPKLAPNSFLRLQIENTLGDLLKFSNDVVSGKIKPPSSPAGRFTQVLSVGIGGSALGPQFVAEALAPDNPPLKIRFIDNTDPAGIDHQIAQLGPELASTLVIVISKSGGTPETRNGLLEVQKAFREAGLNFAKQGVAITQEGSLLDNTARIEGWLARFPMFDWVGGRTSEMSAVGLLPAALQGIDIEEMLAGALLMDESNRTTVVKNNPAALLALSWYWASDGLGSKDMVVLPYKDSLLLFSRYLQQLVMESIGKEFDLDGNRVNQGLTVYGNKGSTDQHAYIQQLREGVHNFFVTFIEVLRDRPPGHDWELEPGVTCGDYLFGMLQGTRSALYGNDRESITVTVQEVTPRSVGALIALYERAVGIYASLVNINAYHQPGVEAGKKAAGEVLALQKRVLAVLNEASCKEPVEPLTLEEVADRCHSPEQIEMIYKIIAHMAANDRALIAEGSCGSPRSIKVFLGECNVDALYA; translated from the exons ATGGCTTCAATTTCAGGCATTTACTCGGCTTCCCCAACTCTCAAGCGCCAGAAACCGCTCCTGAAATCGACGAGTTTGTTCCGGAAGGACTCGGGTTCCGTTTCTGTTTCATTCTCCGCCCGGTCGAAATCGGCCGATCGGGGTTTTTCTGCGTCTGTTGCTCGGGAGATCTCGGCGGAGTTGTCGACGGCCGATGGGGCTCCGGCCAAGAAGAAGGGGCTGGTGAAGGATCCGCATGCGCTGTGGCGGCGATACGTTGACTGGCTGTACCAGCACAAGGAGCTCGGGTTGTTTTTGGATGTGAGTCGGGTCGGATTTACGGACGAGTTCGTTTCGGAAATGGAGCCCCGGTTTCAGGCGGCTTTTAAGGCCATGGAGGAGTTGGAGAAAGGCGCGATTGCTAATCCCGATGAGGGTCGTATGGTCGGCCATTACTGGCTTAGGAACCCTAAGCTCGCCCCCAACTCGTTTCTCAGGTTGCAGATTGAGAACACGCTCGGGGATCTCCTTAAGTTCTCGAACGACGTCGTCAGCGGTAAG ATTAAGCCACCATCTTCTCCAGCTGGTCGCTTTACTCAGGTACTTTCAGTTGGAATTGGAGGTTCAGCACTTGGGCCACAGTTTGTTGCTGAGGCATTGGCTCCTGATAATCCTCCTCTTAAG ATAAGATTCATTGACAATACCGATCCAGCAGGAATTGATCACCAGATTGCACAACTTGGCCCCGAGCTGGCTTCTACACTTGTAATTGTGATTTCAAAG AGTGGAGGTACTCCTGAAACTAGAAATGGTTTACTGGAGGTACAGAAGGCCTTCCGTGAGGCTGGCCTGAATTTTGCAAAACAG GGTGTCGCTATAACTCAAGAGGGTTCATTATTAGACAACACTGCCAGAATTGAGGGATGGTTAGCTAGATTCCCCATGTTTGACTGGGTTGGTGGTAGAACATCTGAAATGTCTGCAGTTGGTCTTCTTCCGGCAGCACTTCAG GGAATTGACATTGAAGAAATGCTCGCTGGTGCCTTGTTGATGGATGAGTCAAATAGAACCACTGTG gTTAAGAATAACCCTGCTGCATTGCTTGCTCTAAGTTGGTATTGGGCATCTGATGGGTTAGGATCCAAG GATATGGTTGTTCTTCCGTACAAGGACagcttattattatttagtcgGTATTTGCAGCAGCTGGTCATGGAATCTATTGGGAAGGAGTTTGACCTTGATGGTAATCGG GTGAATCAAGGACTTACGGTTTATGGAAATAAGGGGAGCACGGATCAGCATGC CTACATCCAACAACTGAGAGAAGGCGTCCACAATTTCTTTGTGACATTCATTGAAGTATTACGCGATAGGCCTCCTGGTCATGATTGGGAGCTTGAACCAGGCGTCACATGTGGGGACTACCTGTTTGGAATGCTACAG GGAACAAGGTCAGCTCTTTATGGTAACGACCGGGAGTCAATTACAGTTACTGTGCAAGAAGTGACACCTAGATCTGTTGGTGCTCTTATAGCACTTTATGAGAGAGCAGTTGGGATATATGCTTCACTTGTCAACATTAATGCGTATCATCAACctg GTGTGGAAGCTGGTAAAAAAGCAGCTGGAGAAGTTTTAGCTCTTCAGAAGCGGGTTTTAGCTGTACTCAATGAGGCCAG CTGCAAGGAGCCTGTTGAACCGTTGACGCTTGAAGAAGTAGCTGACCGGTGCCATTCTCCCGAACAA ATCGAAATGATTTACAAGATCATCGCTCACATGGCCGCCAACGACAGAGCACTCATTGCCGAAGGCAGCTGCGGTTCACCACGGAGCATCAAAGTTTTCCTTGGGGAGTGTAATGTCGATGCGTTGTATGCTTAA